In Perca flavescens isolate YP-PL-M2 chromosome 7, PFLA_1.0, whole genome shotgun sequence, the following proteins share a genomic window:
- the zbtb48 gene encoding telomere zinc finger-associated protein isoform X2: MMPAAESNHAQRVLSSLNQQRAVGRFCDAVLNVGGGVVYLAHRGVLACFSELFQQPNEPKEFFLEECPSDGLELLLNFVYTGELKLDPENLDKVQHAATSLCVPEALTLCQQFKETFKRKRGRPRKSTSATTPHCSVKEENLVTIAKDEPSFDTALTHFSMAATTTTRSGRVVKGPRRLVTDESPNTDLTVPEKAGKKAPLIPTERESDEDVVVENPNPDQPTGENEITDLQVDINENGVSQAIEEEEEEDDVGDLGGMTEEDTDEEYVPVEEPSSLSPSTSTARRRKAQSTTDGKENGEAVEEDSKKDSVKCPSCDKSFKSKYYLKVHNRRHTGERPFGCLKCGKRYFRKENLLLHEIRDCAKVQTYTCVTCSSTFKGKEELRLHVISHTGNMPHKCSTCPEQFMHKKNLTIHMMKVHGYPKPHACPQCPKTFLTRTELRVHEAAKHRGEKPFVCEECGHRASSRNGLQMHIKAIHRNERPFVCNLCGHAFSQKNNLNMHLRIHSGERPYQCHLCGKTFRTQASLDKHHRTHTGERPFGCDVCEQRFTEKGALVRHKASKHEEGRPHSCHICGKTFKAREQLRVHLRRHKGMRKFECIDCGYKFTRQAHLRRHIQIHKRTENYNPRMRKLRNVIVQVVDISPGENGGMKEVEEPLVAEDTYYVPESADVQDSDTDPEADSGTGLGSSCTDEGDR, encoded by the exons ATGATGCCTGCAGCAGAGAGCAACCATGCCCAGCGTGTTCTGTCCTCCCTGAACCAGCAGAGGGCAGTAGGGAGGTTTTGTGATGCAGTGTTGAATGTGGGAGGCGGGGTGGTCTACCTGGCCCATCGCGGCGTCCTCGCCTGTTTCAGTGAACTGTTCCAGCAGCCCAACGAGCCCAAGGAGTTCTTCCTGGAGGAGTGCCCCAGCGACGGCCTGGAGCTGCTCCTGAACTTCGTCTACACCGGGGAGCTGAAGCTGGACCCTGAAAACCTGGACAAGGTGCAGCATGCAGCAACCAGCCTGTGTGTACCAGAGGCACTCACACTCTGTCAGCAGTTCAAGGAAACTTTTAAGCGCAAAAGAGGCCGACCCAGGAAGTCCACATCAGCTACGACCCCTCATTGTTCAGTCAAAGAGGAGAACTTGGTCACAATCGCAAAAGACGAGCCCAGCTTTgacactgctctgacccatttTAGCATGGCTGCCACTACCACCACACGCTCTGGCCGTGTAGTGAAGGGCCCCAGGCGACTGGTGACTGATGAAAGCCCCAACACTGATTTAACAGTCCCTGAAAAAGCCGGCAAGAAGGCTCCACTTATtcccacagagagagaaagtgatgaAGATGTTGTTGTGGAGAACCCAAACCCAGATCAGCCGACCGGTGAAAACGAG ATAACAGACTTGCAGGTTGACATTAATGAAAACGGTGTTAGCCAGGCAattgaggaagaagaagaggaagatgatGTGGGGGATTTGGGGGGGATGACTGAAGAAGACACCGATGAGGAGTACGTGCCCGTTGAAGAGCCCAGTTCCTTGTCCCCGTCCACATCGACGGCACGGAGGCGCAAAGCCCAGAGTACAACCGACGGAAAGGAGAATGGCGAGGCTGTGGAAGAAGACTCCAAGAAGGACTCGGTGAAGTGTCCCAGCTGTGACAAATCCTTCAAGAGCAAATACTACCTCAAAGTCCACAACAG GCGGCATACAGGCGAGAGGCCCTTTGGTTGCCTTAAATGTGGGAAGAGGTACTTCAGGAAGGAGAATCTTTTGCTACATGAGATCAGAGACTGTGCTAAAGTACAG ACGTACACCTGCGTGACGTGCTCCTCGACGTTTAAAGGAAAGGAAGAGCTACGTTTGCACGTCATCTCCCACACAGGAAACATGCCCCACAAG tgttCAACGTGTCCTGAACAGTTTATGCACAAGAAAAACTTGACAATTCACATGATGAAGGTCCATGGTTATCCCAAACCACATGCA TGTCCCCAGTGCCCCAAAACCTTTTTAACTCGGACGGAGCTGCGTGTGCACGAAGCAGCCAAACACCGAGGCGAGAAGCCGTTTGTGTGCGAGGAGTGTGGCCATCGAGCGTCTAGCCGAAACGGCCTGCAGATGCATATCAAAGCCATTCACAG AAATGAGCGCCCTTTTGTATGTAACTTATGTGGCCATGCATTCTCCCAGAAGAACAACCTAAACATGCATCTGCGTATACACAGCGGTGAGAGGCCGTACCAGTGTCATCTCTGCGGCAAAACCTTCAGGACGCAAG CCAGTCTAGATAAACACCACCGGACGCACACCGGCGAGCGTCCATTTGGCTGCGACGTTTGCGAGCAGCGCTTCACGGAGAAAGGCGCCCTCGTCCGCCACAAGGCCAGCAAGCACGAGGAGGGCCGCCCCCACTCTTGCCACATATGTGGGAAAACCTTCAAAG CGAGGGAGCAACTTCGCGTTCACCTGCGTCGCCATAAGGGCATGAGGAAGTTTGAGTGTATAGATTGCGGCTACAAGTTCACTCGACAG GCACACCTGCGACGGCACATTCAAATCCACAAACGCACGGAGAACTACAACCCCCGGATGAGGAAACTGAGGAACGTGATAGTGCAGGTCGTGGACATAAGTCCCGGTGAGAACGGAGGGATGAAGGAAGTGGAAGAGCCGCTGGTGGCCGAGGACACATACTACGTCCCGGAGAGTGCCGATGTCCAGGACTCTGACACTGACCCAGAAGCCGACTCGGGGACGGGCCTCGGTTCCAGCTGCACG gacgAGGGTGATCGATAA
- the zbtb48 gene encoding telomere zinc finger-associated protein isoform X1 codes for MMPAAESNHAQRVLSSLNQQRAVGRFCDAVLNVGGGVVYLAHRGVLACFSELFQQPNEPKEFFLEECPSDGLELLLNFVYTGELKLDPENLDKVQHAATSLCVPEALTLCQQFKETFKRKRGRPRKSTSATTPHCSVKEENLVTIAKDEPSFDTALTHFSMAATTTTRSGRVVKGPRRLVTDESPNTDLTVPEKAGKKAPLIPTERESDEDVVVENPNPDQPTGENEITDLQVDINENGVSQAIEEEEEEDDVGDLGGMTEEDTDEEYVPVEEPSSLSPSTSTARRRKAQSTTDGKENGEAVEEDSKKDSVKCPSCDKSFKSKYYLKVHNRRHTGERPFGCLKCGKRYFRKENLLLHEIRDCAKVQTYTCVTCSSTFKGKEELRLHVISHTGNMPHKCSTCPEQFMHKKNLTIHMMKVHGYPKPHACPQCPKTFLTRTELRVHEAAKHRGEKPFVCEECGHRASSRNGLQMHIKAIHRNERPFVCNLCGHAFSQKNNLNMHLRIHSGERPYQCHLCGKTFRTQASLDKHHRTHTGERPFGCDVCEQRFTEKGALVRHKASKHEEGRPHSCHICGKTFKAREQLRVHLRRHKGMRKFECIDCGYKFTRQAHLRRHIQIHKRTENYNPRMRKLRNVIVQVVDISPGENGGMKEVEEPLVAEDTYYVPESADVQDSDTDPEADSGTGLGSSCTVSGVTKSSDAVIEVVVSNQNPGYVEAAEESFSEAYESTMVMEGMVGNLSQSKT; via the exons ATGATGCCTGCAGCAGAGAGCAACCATGCCCAGCGTGTTCTGTCCTCCCTGAACCAGCAGAGGGCAGTAGGGAGGTTTTGTGATGCAGTGTTGAATGTGGGAGGCGGGGTGGTCTACCTGGCCCATCGCGGCGTCCTCGCCTGTTTCAGTGAACTGTTCCAGCAGCCCAACGAGCCCAAGGAGTTCTTCCTGGAGGAGTGCCCCAGCGACGGCCTGGAGCTGCTCCTGAACTTCGTCTACACCGGGGAGCTGAAGCTGGACCCTGAAAACCTGGACAAGGTGCAGCATGCAGCAACCAGCCTGTGTGTACCAGAGGCACTCACACTCTGTCAGCAGTTCAAGGAAACTTTTAAGCGCAAAAGAGGCCGACCCAGGAAGTCCACATCAGCTACGACCCCTCATTGTTCAGTCAAAGAGGAGAACTTGGTCACAATCGCAAAAGACGAGCCCAGCTTTgacactgctctgacccatttTAGCATGGCTGCCACTACCACCACACGCTCTGGCCGTGTAGTGAAGGGCCCCAGGCGACTGGTGACTGATGAAAGCCCCAACACTGATTTAACAGTCCCTGAAAAAGCCGGCAAGAAGGCTCCACTTATtcccacagagagagaaagtgatgaAGATGTTGTTGTGGAGAACCCAAACCCAGATCAGCCGACCGGTGAAAACGAG ATAACAGACTTGCAGGTTGACATTAATGAAAACGGTGTTAGCCAGGCAattgaggaagaagaagaggaagatgatGTGGGGGATTTGGGGGGGATGACTGAAGAAGACACCGATGAGGAGTACGTGCCCGTTGAAGAGCCCAGTTCCTTGTCCCCGTCCACATCGACGGCACGGAGGCGCAAAGCCCAGAGTACAACCGACGGAAAGGAGAATGGCGAGGCTGTGGAAGAAGACTCCAAGAAGGACTCGGTGAAGTGTCCCAGCTGTGACAAATCCTTCAAGAGCAAATACTACCTCAAAGTCCACAACAG GCGGCATACAGGCGAGAGGCCCTTTGGTTGCCTTAAATGTGGGAAGAGGTACTTCAGGAAGGAGAATCTTTTGCTACATGAGATCAGAGACTGTGCTAAAGTACAG ACGTACACCTGCGTGACGTGCTCCTCGACGTTTAAAGGAAAGGAAGAGCTACGTTTGCACGTCATCTCCCACACAGGAAACATGCCCCACAAG tgttCAACGTGTCCTGAACAGTTTATGCACAAGAAAAACTTGACAATTCACATGATGAAGGTCCATGGTTATCCCAAACCACATGCA TGTCCCCAGTGCCCCAAAACCTTTTTAACTCGGACGGAGCTGCGTGTGCACGAAGCAGCCAAACACCGAGGCGAGAAGCCGTTTGTGTGCGAGGAGTGTGGCCATCGAGCGTCTAGCCGAAACGGCCTGCAGATGCATATCAAAGCCATTCACAG AAATGAGCGCCCTTTTGTATGTAACTTATGTGGCCATGCATTCTCCCAGAAGAACAACCTAAACATGCATCTGCGTATACACAGCGGTGAGAGGCCGTACCAGTGTCATCTCTGCGGCAAAACCTTCAGGACGCAAG CCAGTCTAGATAAACACCACCGGACGCACACCGGCGAGCGTCCATTTGGCTGCGACGTTTGCGAGCAGCGCTTCACGGAGAAAGGCGCCCTCGTCCGCCACAAGGCCAGCAAGCACGAGGAGGGCCGCCCCCACTCTTGCCACATATGTGGGAAAACCTTCAAAG CGAGGGAGCAACTTCGCGTTCACCTGCGTCGCCATAAGGGCATGAGGAAGTTTGAGTGTATAGATTGCGGCTACAAGTTCACTCGACAG GCACACCTGCGACGGCACATTCAAATCCACAAACGCACGGAGAACTACAACCCCCGGATGAGGAAACTGAGGAACGTGATAGTGCAGGTCGTGGACATAAGTCCCGGTGAGAACGGAGGGATGAAGGAAGTGGAAGAGCCGCTGGTGGCCGAGGACACATACTACGTCCCGGAGAGTGCCGATGTCCAGGACTCTGACACTGACCCAGAAGCCGACTCGGGGACGGGCCTCGGTTCCAGCTGCACGGTGAGCGGGGTGACCAAGTCGAGCGACGCGGTGATAGAGGTGGTGGTGTCCAACCAGAACCCGGGATATGTGGAGGCGGCCGAGGAGAGTTTCTCTGAGGCGTACGAGTCCACCATGGTTATGGAGGGAATGGTTGGGAATCTATCCCAGAGTAAGACCTGA